From the genome of Sylvia atricapilla isolate bSylAtr1 unplaced genomic scaffold, bSylAtr1.pri scaffold_158_arrow_ctg1, whole genome shotgun sequence, one region includes:
- the LOC136374849 gene encoding LOW QUALITY PROTEIN: serine/threonine-protein kinase PAK 3-like (The sequence of the model RefSeq protein was modified relative to this genomic sequence to represent the inferred CDS: deleted 1 base in 1 codon; substituted 1 base at 1 genomic stop codon): protein MLYGEWKPTLVRQEMEEAQENGQNMEAEAQVELPKAPSDMIVVKRRNNEDMRRIQEHWNLYWQRRNQQNQVRARVAATPLMEVSGSCLLARFXHCSSQNFGEELQAELQNSQARIKATNKRLEEEMKISRESEEKLHLLEDQEALERPVAIKKINLQGPSMMQDIVTEITVMKRNRSPHVVNYLDSYIVCEELWLVMEYMDGGTLYNIINDTHMYEDKIGVVSRECLQGLDFLHSNHVMHRDLKSASILLRTDGSVKLADFDFSAQLTPEQSRRSSVIGTYWWRAPEVVNGQPYGPKMDIWSFGIVGIEMVEGEPSYSNENPSTAQLLIATKGTPELQQPKLLSPWLCDFLSCCLQTDEVRCWSAKELLQHPFVTLAKTMSSMVPLIISVKKWKGKTRICQSL, encoded by the exons ATGTTGTACGGGGAGTGGAAACCCACCTTGGTCAGGCAGGAGATGGAAGAGGCACAGGAGAATGGCCAG AACATGGAGGCAGAGGCACAAGTGGAGCTGCCCAAAGCTCCAAGTGACATGATTGTAGTGAAGAGAAGGAACAACGAAGACATGAGAAGAATTCAAGAACACTGGAACCTCTATTGGCAGAGGCGCAATCAACAAAACCAGGTGAGAGCAAGAGTGGCAGCCACTCCACTCATGGAAGTTTCTGGCTCTT gtctcctggcccggTTTTAACATTGTTCTTCACAGAACTttggtgaggagctgcaggcagagctgcagaacagTCAGGCTAGGATCAAGGCAACGAACAAGAGgctggaggaagaaatgaagaTTTCAAGAGAAAGTGAAGAGAAACTTCATCTCCTTGAGGACCAAGAGGCTCTAGAAAGACCA GTGGCCATCAAGAAAATCAATCTTCAAGGACCAAGCATGATGCAAGATATTGTTACTGAAATCACAGTCATGAAGAGGAATAGGAGTCCCCATGTTGTGAATTATTTAGACAG ctACATTGTGTGTGAGGAACTCTGGCTGGTGATGGAGTACATGGATGGAGGCACTCTGTACAACATCATTAATGACACTCACATGTACGAAGACAAGATTGGAGTCGTCAGTCGGGAG tgcctgCAAGGACTGGATTTTCTTCATTCCAACCATGTGATGCACCGAGATTTGAAGAGCGCCAGCATCCTTCTCAGAACGGATGGCTCTGTCAAGCTGG ctGATTTTGACTTCTCTGCTCAACTGACCCCTGAGCAGAGTAGACGGAGCTCGGTGATTGGGACTTACTGGTGGAGGGCGCCTGAAGTGGTGAACGGTCAACCCTATGGCCCCAAAATGGACATATGGTCCTTTGGAATTGTGGGCATTGAAATGGTGGAAGGAGAACCTTCTTACTCGAATGAAAATCCTTCCACA gctcagctcctgATAGCCACAAAAGGgacc ccagagctgcagcagcccaagcTCCTCTCCCCTTGGCTTTGTgacttcctgagctgctgcctgcagacagaCGAGGTGCGGTGCTGGTctgccaaggagctgctgcag cATCCATTTGTAACACTGGCCAAGACTATGTCCAGTATGGTGCCACTGatcatttcagtgaagaagtGGAAGGGGAAGACAAGAATATGTCAATCACTTTAG